In Planctomycetaceae bacterium, a genomic segment contains:
- a CDS encoding FtsK/SpoIIIE domain-containing protein, producing MNQDQAPLTTLVPLLERLRSNCEQYDQINRTVSDQLFQMDAAENESREQILQHHRTASETVLRQIEDEFTSRCRIIEETADSQRSTTLTERQNQINEQSTAFEQAKTAHVRALESELWVLQSVCDENGEDTPVSQYQKARSIFLNRQTDNEQALESISSRMKDAKAFLARCHTGMDDTPLTPNLKPARADVNLEHVVVESNTAHAAVDKLFGLKSTGLLIGLRPFVMAILITLAVAIPVTTLKADLRSFVNPEITSPDWGWLGVSFLIGGGAAALLVGTLVLTTQSKLRSFFEQIQQSASNAQHAAATWKTQTERELIKMRKSAKRWQKEMTNLRDKHTQALHGGADSQLEEMRRQLNHNTNIIAQYYDQQIVDIEARRDRDQQMMNQWKQTETARMTEHLRGELTAALQKLESDIQHQSETLKTHREQVLQRWEHESKMAIAIANGSTAAVGELNEWPHLRDGTWTAPEYLPEAIPAGRIDFTISLPPQDNATPVKSSISLPAVLRFPSDTSILVQHDAASRETALEFVRAILLKLLTTITPGRVQFTLIDPVGLGQSFSAMMHMADFDELLIGSRIWTDATQIRDRLQKVTEHMENVFQTYLRSEFETIEQYNASAGEVAEPYHFVVVAGFPTGISEEASRHLSSILTSGPRCGVHAIITHDPSIPAPRLFDLNVLRNQCLTFRAGKGQVEFQTEEPVQLKFTALKPPESGQYVAIVRAVGEKSKNARRVEVSFSRIAPSNDQIWSLSTADGIDLPIGRAGAARLQYLRLGRGTSQHIMIAGKTGSGKSTLLHILITNLALHYSPNEIQFFLIDFKKGVEFRTYAANQLPHAKVIAIESDREFGLSVLERLDEILQERGELFRSRGVQDVPSFREKFPNETMPRLLLLIDEFQEFFVAEDRVSSRASLLLDRLVRQGRAFGVHVILGSQTLGGAYSLARSTLGQVAVRIALQCSEGDAHLILSEENSAARLLTRPGEAIYNDANGMTEGNHPFQIAWMTERRREQAIQDMLQYDRKHAGIQPLQSESRMIVFEGNVAPSAELCGPLNAWLASETDATRRVSEYLPIWIGEPVAIASPVCVELRRASGQNLLIVGQDTDLADSILLMSALACFHPNHQGQFILLHDQRDREAVTRMTEMLAVLNSPVYSMRTVTETDAVISELHQKLILRETTIADGEKPEIVCAIRNLGQFRTLRRDDDEYGFGGFGERKPETTSSLLTDLIKRGPLVGIHLIIWSDTYSNATRWLANSMMREFEYRIAFRMNQTDSASLLDTPVASSLSPGRAILYRDQTGTADKFRPFAWPTTKWLRNQTGADEQNRLGTTTDEVVLPTSEQTGEITLSTAPSQSAPDIQETAPAPATHANTTPSEHSESVIDSGDMDDDLEAFDINSITIE from the coding sequence ATGAATCAGGACCAAGCTCCACTGACAACACTGGTGCCGCTTCTCGAACGACTTCGCTCCAATTGCGAACAATATGATCAGATCAATCGGACGGTATCAGATCAGCTGTTCCAAATGGATGCCGCCGAAAATGAATCGCGAGAACAGATCCTCCAGCACCACCGCACTGCTTCCGAGACCGTTCTGCGTCAAATCGAAGACGAATTCACAAGCCGATGCAGAATCATCGAAGAGACAGCAGACAGCCAGCGATCAACAACACTCACCGAACGCCAAAATCAAATCAATGAACAGTCCACGGCATTTGAACAGGCGAAAACGGCCCACGTCCGTGCGCTCGAAAGTGAACTCTGGGTCCTGCAGTCGGTCTGCGACGAGAACGGCGAAGATACTCCCGTTTCACAATATCAAAAGGCCAGAAGCATCTTTCTCAACCGGCAAACAGACAATGAGCAGGCCCTCGAGAGCATTTCCTCGCGGATGAAGGACGCAAAGGCATTTCTCGCGCGATGCCACACAGGCATGGACGACACACCATTAACTCCCAACCTGAAACCCGCCAGAGCCGACGTTAATCTGGAACATGTCGTTGTCGAATCGAATACTGCCCACGCTGCAGTCGACAAACTCTTCGGTCTGAAGTCCACAGGACTACTTATCGGTCTGCGTCCATTCGTGATGGCAATTCTGATAACGCTGGCCGTTGCGATTCCCGTTACCACCCTGAAAGCCGATTTGAGGTCCTTCGTGAATCCTGAAATCACATCGCCTGACTGGGGCTGGCTGGGAGTCAGTTTCTTAATCGGCGGCGGTGCTGCTGCGCTACTTGTGGGAACACTCGTTCTGACAACGCAATCGAAACTTCGCAGTTTCTTCGAGCAGATCCAGCAATCGGCATCTAACGCTCAGCATGCAGCAGCCACATGGAAGACTCAGACCGAACGCGAACTTATCAAGATGCGAAAGTCCGCCAAACGATGGCAAAAAGAGATGACAAACCTGAGAGACAAACACACACAGGCTCTTCATGGGGGAGCTGACAGTCAACTCGAAGAAATGCGACGGCAGCTGAATCACAACACGAACATCATTGCTCAATACTACGACCAGCAGATTGTCGACATTGAGGCCCGGCGAGACCGAGATCAGCAGATGATGAATCAATGGAAACAGACAGAAACAGCTCGAATGACTGAGCATCTCAGGGGAGAATTGACGGCCGCACTTCAGAAACTCGAAAGCGACATCCAGCACCAATCCGAAACTCTGAAGACTCATCGGGAACAGGTACTTCAGCGATGGGAACACGAATCGAAAATGGCCATTGCAATTGCGAATGGCAGTACCGCAGCTGTCGGTGAATTAAACGAATGGCCGCACCTGCGAGACGGCACCTGGACCGCACCGGAATATCTGCCCGAAGCAATCCCGGCCGGCCGGATCGATTTCACAATATCGCTGCCGCCTCAGGACAACGCCACCCCGGTGAAGTCCTCGATCAGTCTGCCCGCCGTGCTTCGATTCCCTTCTGATACTTCCATTCTTGTCCAGCATGATGCCGCTTCTCGAGAGACCGCCCTGGAATTTGTACGTGCCATTCTTCTCAAACTGCTGACAACAATTACTCCCGGGCGCGTGCAGTTTACTCTGATTGACCCGGTTGGACTCGGACAGAGTTTTTCCGCGATGATGCATATGGCCGACTTTGACGAACTCTTAATTGGAAGTCGCATCTGGACCGACGCAACTCAGATCAGGGATCGCCTGCAAAAAGTGACTGAGCATATGGAGAATGTCTTCCAGACCTATTTGCGAAGCGAGTTCGAAACGATCGAACAATACAACGCCTCAGCAGGTGAAGTTGCAGAACCCTATCACTTTGTTGTCGTCGCAGGTTTCCCAACGGGGATTTCCGAGGAAGCCTCCAGACATCTTTCGAGCATACTGACAAGTGGTCCGCGATGTGGCGTTCATGCAATCATCACGCACGATCCTTCAATTCCGGCTCCTCGCTTATTTGATCTGAACGTTCTCAGGAATCAGTGTCTGACATTTCGCGCGGGAAAGGGTCAGGTCGAATTTCAGACAGAAGAACCGGTCCAGCTGAAGTTCACCGCGCTGAAGCCACCCGAATCAGGCCAGTACGTCGCGATCGTACGAGCTGTTGGCGAGAAATCGAAGAATGCTCGTCGTGTTGAAGTCTCCTTTTCCCGAATTGCCCCGTCCAATGACCAGATCTGGAGTCTCTCAACGGCGGACGGAATCGACCTCCCCATCGGACGGGCCGGGGCAGCAAGATTACAATACCTGCGACTGGGGCGTGGTACGAGCCAGCACATCATGATTGCGGGGAAAACCGGATCGGGCAAATCGACCCTGCTGCATATTCTCATCACCAATCTCGCCCTTCACTACAGTCCCAACGAAATCCAGTTCTTTCTGATCGACTTCAAGAAGGGGGTAGAATTTCGAACCTACGCAGCAAACCAATTGCCACATGCAAAGGTCATTGCAATTGAGAGCGACCGGGAATTCGGTTTAAGTGTCCTCGAGCGACTGGATGAAATTCTCCAGGAAAGGGGAGAACTGTTTCGCAGCCGTGGCGTTCAGGATGTTCCATCCTTCCGGGAGAAATTCCCGAATGAAACGATGCCTCGACTGCTCCTGCTGATCGATGAATTCCAGGAATTCTTCGTCGCGGAAGACCGTGTGTCATCTCGAGCATCATTACTTCTGGACCGACTGGTACGTCAGGGACGAGCCTTCGGGGTCCATGTCATCCTGGGTTCCCAGACACTCGGTGGCGCTTATTCGCTGGCGCGAAGTACGCTGGGGCAGGTCGCCGTTCGCATCGCGCTGCAATGCAGCGAAGGTGACGCACATCTGATCCTCAGTGAGGAAAATTCAGCCGCTCGGCTGCTCACACGTCCCGGTGAAGCCATCTACAACGATGCCAACGGAATGACGGAAGGCAACCACCCATTCCAGATTGCGTGGATGACAGAACGTCGCAGAGAACAGGCAATTCAGGACATGCTCCAGTATGACCGGAAACATGCTGGCATTCAGCCACTTCAGTCAGAAAGTCGCATGATTGTCTTCGAAGGAAACGTGGCCCCTTCGGCAGAACTTTGCGGGCCTCTGAACGCCTGGCTCGCGAGCGAAACGGATGCCACTCGCCGTGTCTCCGAATATCTGCCCATCTGGATCGGCGAACCCGTAGCGATTGCGTCCCCAGTTTGCGTCGAGCTCAGGAGGGCAAGCGGACAGAATCTATTGATTGTGGGACAGGATACTGACCTTGCAGATTCCATTTTGCTGATGTCGGCGCTGGCGTGCTTTCACCCCAATCACCAGGGACAGTTCATTCTGCTGCATGACCAGCGTGACCGGGAAGCCGTCACGCGGATGACAGAAATGCTTGCCGTACTGAACTCACCCGTCTACTCGATGCGAACGGTCACGGAAACGGACGCAGTCATTTCGGAGCTGCATCAAAAACTAATCCTGCGAGAGACCACTATCGCAGACGGAGAAAAGCCGGAGATTGTCTGCGCAATTCGCAACCTGGGCCAGTTCCGCACTCTGCGCAGAGATGATGATGAATACGGTTTCGGCGGTTTCGGTGAACGCAAGCCCGAGACAACGAGCAGCCTTCTCACAGACTTAATCAAGCGTGGCCCTTTGGTTGGAATCCACCTGATCATCTGGTCGGATACATACAGCAATGCCACCCGATGGCTCGCAAACTCGATGATGCGGGAGTTCGAATATCGAATCGCCTTCCGCATGAACCAAACAGACTCTGCCAGCCTGCTGGACACGCCAGTTGCCTCCTCACTGAGTCCGGGCCGCGCCATTCTTTACCGGGATCAAACCGGAACTGCCGACAAATTTCGACCGTTCGCCTGGCCGACAACAAAATGGCTGCGTAATCAAACGGGTGCTGACGAACAGAATCGCCTTGGGACAACAACAGACGAAGTCGTCTTACCCACCAGCGAACAAACCGGCGAAATCACCCTGTCAACGGCACCGAGCCAGAGTGCACCCGACATTCAGGAAACGGCCCCCGCTCCAGCGACCCACGCAAACACAACTCCTTCCGAACACTCAGAATCCGTAATCGATTCAGGCGACATGGACGACGATTTGGAAGCCTTTGATATCAACTCCATCACCATCGAATGA
- a CDS encoding 2-hydroxyacid dehydrogenase: protein MRIAVFSSQPYDRRFLDSAASDANAVEFVHFEAGLTRDSVVISQGCDAICCFVNDQVDREVLSALAGLGIRLVLLRCAGFNNVDLQAAAEFDIVVMRVPEYSPHAVAEHTVALTLCLIRQIHRAWSRVREGDFRLSGLLGFDIHEKTVGVIGTGRIGTCVVNIFRGFGCRVLACDKYPNPELVDAGVEYVEMPELLKQSRIVTLHCPLTIETTHLINRHTISLMQPGGIIVNTSRGGLIDTRSLIHGLKTQHVRGVALDVYEEEASLFFTDHSEQAIPDDVFARLLTFPNVLITGHQGFFTSEALTRIAETTVANAQSFRDGNWVAANVVRA from the coding sequence ATGAGAATTGCCGTCTTTTCCAGCCAGCCATACGATCGGCGATTTCTGGACAGCGCTGCCTCTGACGCCAACGCCGTCGAGTTCGTTCACTTTGAGGCTGGACTAACGCGAGACAGTGTCGTTATTTCCCAGGGCTGCGATGCCATTTGCTGTTTCGTAAATGATCAGGTCGACCGGGAAGTGTTATCTGCCCTTGCCGGTCTGGGCATTCGGCTGGTGCTGCTGCGTTGTGCAGGATTCAACAATGTTGACCTTCAGGCTGCAGCCGAATTCGACATCGTCGTGATGCGAGTGCCTGAGTATTCGCCCCATGCTGTTGCAGAGCATACCGTCGCCCTGACGCTCTGCCTGATTCGCCAGATTCATCGGGCATGGAGCCGCGTGCGGGAAGGTGATTTTCGGCTGAGCGGACTACTGGGGTTTGATATTCACGAAAAGACCGTTGGTGTGATCGGCACCGGGCGAATTGGTACTTGCGTAGTGAATATTTTCCGAGGCTTCGGTTGTCGCGTTCTGGCCTGCGACAAATACCCCAACCCGGAGCTGGTGGATGCGGGAGTAGAATATGTTGAAATGCCGGAATTGCTGAAGCAGTCACGAATTGTCACTCTGCACTGCCCGCTGACGATCGAAACAACACACCTCATCAACCGTCATACGATTAGCCTGATGCAGCCCGGGGGGATCATTGTTAATACCAGTCGTGGTGGATTAATCGACACGAGATCACTGATACATGGCCTCAAGACGCAACACGTCCGGGGAGTTGCGCTGGATGTCTACGAAGAAGAGGCAAGCCTGTTCTTTACAGATCATTCCGAACAGGCGATCCCCGATGATGTCTTTGCCCGACTGTTAACATTCCCGAACGTGCTGATTACCGGGCATCAGGGATTCTTCACGAGTGAAGCCCTGACTCGAATTGCAGAGACAACTGTCGCCAACGCGCAGTCATTTCGAGATGGAAATTGGGTGGCGGCCAATGTTGTACGGGCGTAA
- a CDS encoding AAA family ATPase: protein MPKPAGWTTLVQANTSDWMDLPRHGLGHSMYENHFGFHRQPFQVCDGGNSFFFSESVAEILPPLLHALRTDLGVAVLTGPTGCGRTTLLRHLRNLLAAGGRAVMCPAAGLDTPADLLSTLYHAAMQTAGALNSTVAPASARLTRWDVKDRLRKSSELWGPVILLIDDAHLLSFGVLNELRAFTEELIDGRQSVRCLISGPMALEEELARPSHSDFASHTRCHVFLQPLTMRESVGYLHKQIQSVGGDATQLLTYDAVNYITQAADGSPRAINLLADESLVVAAQEGKSKVDLNCVRSAFRRLQHLPCSWGVSLDDGSDAEDDDCDDQATDSGQLRGKLPSAGDSSSVIEFGNAHTEEPASSKVETSRQNTGYEFSAPGVIEIGAPSPVARIQKENPGVATKIESELEELRLQPAIDFTIEFAEAPSLLTEFAVENDLPLSNDEEQETAESCTIEISEILTHSSPEKEFSDFSCECGSDCSKCEEREHEDVILAVAEVPGIETDASDLEESQISKSGQRHGTYIHRGLSSRVPVFDRYTWLELGRDVPFGQMNTVPHYHQLAVQELKGSASSFIPEPGFPEIVTTQCTDAEIKALLSGSTECTFSGTFVPMQVSGKSASTIENDSSDSHRQTCSDERPAIEDNQWQDGKLVRLCKPTESTDQEPDETRLSLAEGADHHQIASESPDPTTIPIRPELLESQINESRVEQDESVSADRSSEPVKERLQFFTLEASVETVGSGVRFTEDEAVPLAESIACLQAEMQQFRTDGVPHPEGQNEDELQRFITEQRRNAQDQRSGTILSEATERLAAAHRIETRQPQAIPRYQMTPSTPAAVENDQLNTAPGPVETVSESAPRFRQLFTRLRTLRSNRRHIG, encoded by the coding sequence GTGCCGAAGCCTGCTGGCTGGACAACTCTTGTTCAGGCAAACACCAGCGATTGGATGGATCTTCCACGCCACGGACTGGGGCACAGCATGTACGAAAATCATTTTGGATTCCATCGTCAGCCTTTTCAGGTTTGTGATGGCGGAAACAGCTTCTTTTTTTCTGAATCTGTCGCCGAAATTCTGCCTCCACTTCTGCATGCTCTGCGGACAGACCTTGGCGTCGCAGTACTTACCGGACCGACCGGTTGTGGCAGAACCACGCTGTTGCGACATCTCAGAAATCTCCTGGCTGCCGGTGGACGCGCTGTGATGTGTCCTGCAGCAGGACTGGACACACCCGCGGATCTGCTTTCGACGCTTTATCATGCCGCCATGCAAACGGCCGGAGCGTTGAATTCGACAGTCGCACCCGCCTCAGCGCGGCTCACCCGATGGGATGTCAAAGACCGACTCCGGAAATCGAGTGAGCTCTGGGGGCCAGTGATCCTGCTGATCGACGACGCTCACCTGCTTTCATTTGGAGTGTTGAACGAATTAAGAGCGTTCACCGAAGAACTCATTGATGGGCGGCAGTCGGTCCGTTGTCTGATTTCAGGCCCAATGGCACTGGAAGAGGAATTGGCACGGCCGTCGCATTCGGATTTTGCTAGTCATACACGATGCCATGTCTTTCTTCAGCCCCTGACAATGCGAGAATCCGTCGGCTACCTCCACAAGCAGATTCAGTCTGTCGGTGGCGATGCCACGCAGTTGTTGACATACGACGCCGTCAACTACATCACCCAGGCGGCCGATGGTTCCCCCCGGGCAATCAACCTACTGGCCGATGAAAGCCTTGTTGTCGCAGCGCAGGAGGGTAAATCGAAGGTAGATCTGAATTGTGTGCGCAGCGCTTTCAGAAGACTGCAGCATCTGCCATGTTCCTGGGGCGTCTCGCTCGACGACGGCTCGGACGCTGAGGACGACGATTGCGACGACCAGGCAACCGACTCCGGCCAGTTACGCGGCAAACTTCCATCTGCAGGTGACTCTTCCAGCGTCATCGAATTTGGCAACGCTCACACCGAAGAACCAGCCAGCTCAAAAGTGGAGACATCACGACAGAACACCGGATATGAATTTTCGGCTCCGGGCGTCATTGAGATCGGCGCGCCCTCGCCGGTTGCACGGATTCAAAAGGAAAACCCAGGCGTTGCGACAAAAATAGAATCTGAATTGGAAGAACTCCGGCTCCAGCCGGCAATCGATTTCACCATCGAATTCGCGGAAGCCCCATCACTGCTGACGGAATTTGCCGTTGAGAATGACCTACCTCTGTCAAACGACGAAGAGCAAGAAACCGCAGAGTCCTGCACCATCGAAATCAGCGAAATCCTTACGCACTCGTCGCCAGAGAAGGAGTTCTCCGATTTCTCCTGCGAATGTGGCAGTGACTGCAGCAAATGCGAGGAAAGAGAACACGAAGACGTCATCCTTGCTGTGGCAGAAGTCCCCGGCATCGAAACGGACGCATCCGACCTGGAAGAAAGCCAGATATCAAAATCTGGTCAACGACATGGAACGTACATCCATCGAGGACTATCGAGCCGGGTTCCGGTGTTTGATCGCTATACCTGGCTGGAACTCGGTCGTGACGTTCCATTCGGACAGATGAACACGGTACCGCATTACCACCAGCTGGCTGTGCAGGAACTGAAGGGGTCAGCTTCTTCATTCATCCCAGAGCCAGGCTTTCCGGAAATTGTCACTACGCAGTGCACCGATGCAGAAATTAAGGCTCTGCTTTCGGGCTCAACAGAATGTACGTTCTCTGGAACATTTGTCCCGATGCAAGTGAGCGGGAAAAGTGCATCAACGATCGAGAATGACTCCAGCGACTCGCACCGACAGACCTGTTCAGATGAACGGCCTGCCATCGAAGACAATCAGTGGCAGGATGGAAAACTGGTCCGGCTATGCAAACCGACTGAGTCAACGGACCAGGAACCGGACGAGACTCGCTTGTCGCTGGCTGAAGGAGCCGACCACCACCAGATTGCCAGTGAGTCTCCTGACCCGACGACGATTCCAATTCGGCCGGAGTTGCTCGAATCGCAAATCAATGAATCACGGGTCGAACAAGACGAGTCAGTTTCAGCCGATCGTTCATCTGAACCTGTAAAAGAACGATTGCAGTTCTTTACGCTGGAGGCTTCAGTAGAAACCGTTGGATCAGGAGTGCGATTCACTGAGGACGAGGCTGTTCCACTTGCTGAGTCGATCGCCTGTCTTCAGGCCGAAATGCAACAGTTTCGGACGGATGGAGTTCCACATCCGGAAGGTCAGAACGAAGACGAACTCCAGCGTTTTATCACGGAACAAAGACGAAACGCTCAGGACCAGCGGTCAGGCACAATCCTCAGCGAGGCGACCGAGCGACTGGCGGCCGCACACAGGATCGAAACGCGGCAGCCTCAGGCAATTCCACGTTATCAAATGACACCGTCGACGCCGGCGGCGGTGGAAAATGATCAATTAAACACCGCCCCGGGCCCTGTCGAAACCGTTTCGGAATCTGCACCCAGATTTCGCCAACTCTTCACACGACTTCGAACGCTTCGATCAAATCGGCGACACATTGGCTAG